The following coding sequences lie in one Lysobacter capsici genomic window:
- a CDS encoding carbohydrate binding family 9 domain-containing protein, with translation MRRNTLWAVMLALLGSAFSAQAQDTLNIPRAEHAPRLEDYVGGVPADAGIEVKDFVQNKPGDGNPATLETRAYLSYDDHNLYVVFVCKDDPKQVRARIARRDAVFGDDGVQLMLDTYHDKQRAFVFTVNPYGAQMDSRYTEGLSYDFNFDTQWTSDGRLTDDGYVVTMQIPFKSLRFERGNVQDWGIAVNRIIPRTNEFVYWPYITERKEGFVAQFAHARIDDSIQPGRNIQVIPHMTFRDAQTLGVDSAGNPSMRGHQRSELGVDAKFVIKDSVAVDLTVNPDFSEVETDEPQVIVNERYEQNFLEKRPFFLENSGIFGLPVPLFYSRRIVNPQYGARVSGRLGRWAIGGLLMDDESAGLTVTGDDFGKTGNIGVARVQRDIGQQSNVGVMLTDRTVGDQFNRVFGVDSRVKLNDNWSVNGQLARSESEGANNLDYDGRMVFLQAIRGGRDFNFDGQYFDATDNFESQLGFVPRVNIRQFYQKSSYLKQFPDAPWLINMGPTLLAQHTWDQDGEVQDWNFEPGFVVNGLLQTKFEGSLIRGFEYFGGKKFYMDGFTLGASTEWWRWLTAEAKIIVRDKINYLPAPGVEPFLGDQRQAIIKLTVSPFAQLRIDQSFIWDELRTQYSIAGRDSDSKVFRGIQSRTKVKYQFSRFWAAHVIFDYRALDSDTALFLIPRDKTLVTDLLVSYSPNPGTSFYLGYTDQQKNLRINQNPNIVIPTRDLDLHNGKQLFMKFSYLFNF, from the coding sequence ATGCGTCGTAATACTCTGTGGGCGGTCATGCTCGCGCTGTTGGGCAGCGCGTTTTCGGCGCAGGCCCAGGACACTTTGAACATTCCGCGCGCGGAACACGCGCCCAGGCTCGAAGACTATGTCGGCGGCGTCCCTGCCGATGCCGGCATCGAGGTCAAGGATTTCGTCCAGAACAAGCCCGGCGACGGCAATCCGGCCACCCTGGAGACCCGCGCCTACCTTTCTTACGACGACCACAATCTGTACGTGGTGTTCGTGTGCAAGGACGATCCCAAGCAGGTGCGCGCGCGCATCGCGCGACGCGACGCGGTGTTCGGCGACGACGGCGTGCAGCTGATGCTCGACACCTACCACGATAAGCAGCGCGCGTTCGTGTTCACGGTCAATCCCTACGGCGCGCAGATGGACAGCCGCTACACCGAGGGCCTGAGCTACGACTTCAACTTCGACACCCAGTGGACCTCCGACGGCCGCCTGACCGACGACGGCTACGTCGTGACCATGCAGATCCCGTTCAAGAGCCTGCGTTTCGAACGCGGCAACGTGCAGGATTGGGGCATCGCGGTCAACCGGATCATTCCGCGCACCAACGAATTCGTCTACTGGCCCTACATCACCGAGCGCAAGGAAGGGTTCGTCGCCCAGTTCGCGCACGCGCGCATCGACGATTCGATCCAGCCGGGCCGCAACATCCAGGTCATCCCGCACATGACCTTCCGCGACGCGCAGACCCTGGGCGTGGATTCGGCCGGCAATCCCTCGATGCGCGGTCATCAGCGCAGCGAGCTCGGCGTCGACGCCAAGTTCGTGATCAAGGATTCCGTCGCGGTCGACCTGACCGTCAACCCCGATTTCAGCGAAGTCGAGACCGACGAGCCGCAGGTCATCGTCAACGAGCGCTATGAACAGAACTTCCTCGAGAAGCGGCCGTTCTTCCTCGAGAACAGCGGCATTTTCGGCCTGCCGGTGCCGTTGTTCTACTCGCGCCGGATCGTCAACCCGCAGTACGGCGCGCGCGTGTCCGGCCGCCTGGGCCGTTGGGCGATCGGCGGCCTGCTGATGGACGACGAATCCGCCGGCCTGACCGTGACCGGCGACGACTTCGGCAAGACCGGCAATATCGGCGTGGCGCGCGTGCAGCGCGACATCGGCCAGCAGTCCAACGTCGGCGTCATGCTGACCGACCGCACCGTCGGCGACCAGTTCAATCGCGTGTTCGGCGTCGATTCGCGGGTCAAGTTGAACGACAACTGGAGCGTCAACGGCCAGCTGGCGCGCAGCGAGTCCGAAGGCGCCAACAATCTCGACTACGACGGACGCATGGTGTTCCTGCAGGCGATCCGCGGCGGCCGCGATTTCAACTTCGACGGCCAGTACTTCGACGCCACCGACAACTTCGAATCCCAGCTCGGCTTCGTGCCGCGGGTGAACATCCGTCAGTTCTATCAGAAGTCGTCCTACCTCAAGCAGTTCCCCGATGCGCCGTGGCTCATCAACATGGGCCCGACCCTGCTCGCCCAGCACACCTGGGACCAGGACGGCGAAGTCCAGGACTGGAATTTCGAACCCGGCTTCGTGGTCAACGGCCTGCTGCAGACCAAGTTCGAAGGCAGCCTGATCCGCGGCTTCGAATACTTCGGCGGCAAGAAGTTCTACATGGACGGCTTCACCCTGGGCGCCAGCACCGAGTGGTGGCGCTGGCTGACCGCCGAGGCCAAGATCATCGTCCGCGACAAGATCAACTACCTGCCGGCCCCGGGCGTGGAACCGTTCCTCGGCGACCAGCGCCAGGCGATCATCAAGCTGACCGTCAGCCCGTTCGCCCAGCTACGCATCGACCAGTCCTTCATCTGGGACGAACTGCGCACGCAGTATTCGATCGCCGGCCGCGACTCGGATTCCAAGGTGTTCCGCGGCATCCAGTCGCGCACCAAGGTCAAGTACCAGTTCAGCCGCTTCTGGGCCGCGCACGTGATCTTCGACTACCGCGCGCTCGACAGCGACACCGCCTTGTTCCTGATTCCGCGCGACAAGACCCTGGTCACCGACCTGCTGGTCAGCTATTCGCCCAACCCGGGCACCTCGTTCTATCTGGGCTACACCGACCAGCAGAAGAATCTGCGCATCAACCAGAACCCGAACATCGTCATTCCCACGCGCGATCTCGACCTGCATAACGGCAAGCAGCTTTTCATGAAGTTCAGCTATTTGTTCAATTTCTGA
- a CDS encoding glycosyltransferase family 87 protein, producing the protein MNTAAVKISVERSVVAALTLALAWPMLASALAGFGLSFAVALIVAAVPFVAAWLPLARRLPKQWDGQRRSHGLASAVLLVVGVLAIARLLGVSWYMADVKHPEFSAFWFDPFYIGHSCYSAYWQAAELAREGVANLYDTALYTGSVDHIKLDEFMYLPQFVLLPEIGLLLGGDFYSMRAVWFGLEAAITMAALWSLARWIGAGVGRRAWLLIPAVMLSSPILVTLQVGNFQLAAIAMSVLAMIQFERGRNALGGAMLGFAIFKLFPGLLGIYLLVTRRWRAAIWTFAFSALYTAIAWLWLGAHPFEAFFHYQAPRIASGDAWAFLEIPGLEWVSALNQSVPGLVLKAKILGLDGMTRATMGTVAWVWTAIAVVLTIVAALRNASMSRLERAAVWVAVLGLATMRSPFLPDHSGLIAPMWLWSLIAAATVLTPRKTVLLVLGWLVCTAVIPVGGIELPEVHTRIVLALAIQVIALALCVWAVLRKPRALRAGAASHSWRNDDSTAAAAADEDFFSLNTKVAT; encoded by the coding sequence ATGAACACCGCAGCCGTAAAAATTTCCGTTGAACGTTCCGTTGTCGCGGCGCTGACGTTGGCGCTGGCGTGGCCGATGCTGGCGTCGGCGCTGGCCGGATTCGGGCTGTCGTTCGCGGTCGCGTTGATCGTGGCCGCGGTGCCGTTCGTGGCGGCGTGGTTGCCGCTGGCGCGGCGCCTGCCGAAGCAGTGGGATGGGCAGCGCCGCAGCCACGGGCTGGCCAGCGCGGTGTTGCTCGTGGTCGGTGTGCTGGCAATCGCGCGATTGCTCGGCGTGTCCTGGTACATGGCCGACGTCAAGCACCCGGAATTCTCCGCGTTCTGGTTCGATCCGTTCTACATCGGCCACAGCTGCTATTCGGCGTACTGGCAGGCGGCCGAGCTGGCGCGCGAAGGCGTGGCCAATCTGTACGACACCGCGCTGTACACCGGCTCGGTCGATCACATCAAGCTCGACGAGTTCATGTACCTGCCGCAGTTCGTGCTGCTGCCGGAAATCGGCCTGTTGCTCGGCGGCGATTTCTACAGCATGCGCGCGGTGTGGTTCGGCCTGGAAGCGGCGATCACGATGGCCGCGTTATGGTCGCTGGCGCGCTGGATCGGCGCCGGCGTGGGTCGGCGCGCGTGGCTGCTGATTCCGGCGGTGATGCTGTCCAGCCCGATCCTGGTGACCTTGCAGGTCGGCAACTTCCAGCTCGCCGCGATCGCGATGTCGGTGTTGGCGATGATCCAGTTCGAGCGCGGCCGCAACGCGCTCGGCGGGGCGATGCTCGGTTTCGCGATCTTCAAGCTGTTCCCGGGCCTGCTCGGCATCTACCTGTTGGTGACCCGGCGCTGGCGCGCGGCGATCTGGACCTTCGCGTTCTCGGCGCTGTATACCGCGATCGCGTGGCTGTGGCTCGGCGCGCATCCGTTCGAAGCGTTCTTCCACTATCAGGCGCCGCGCATCGCCAGCGGCGATGCCTGGGCGTTCCTGGAGATTCCGGGGCTGGAATGGGTCAGCGCGCTCAATCAATCGGTGCCGGGGCTGGTGTTGAAAGCCAAGATCCTCGGCCTCGACGGCATGACCCGCGCGACCATGGGCACGGTCGCCTGGGTGTGGACCGCGATCGCGGTGGTGCTGACGATCGTCGCGGCCCTGCGCAACGCCTCGATGTCGCGGCTGGAGCGCGCCGCGGTGTGGGTCGCGGTGCTCGGCCTTGCGACCATGCGCAGCCCGTTCCTGCCTGATCACAGCGGACTGATCGCGCCGATGTGGCTGTGGAGCCTGATCGCCGCGGCGACCGTGCTTACGCCGCGCAAGACCGTGCTGCTGGTGCTGGGCTGGCTGGTGTGCACCGCGGTGATCCCGGTCGGCGGCATCGAGCTGCCCGAAGTGCATACGCGCATCGTGCTGGCCCTGGCGATCCAGGTGATCGCGCTGGCGCTGTGCGTGTGGGCGGTGCTGCGCAAGCCGCGCGCGCTGCGCGCGGGCGCCGCAAGCCATTCCTGGCGCAACGACGATTCCACGGCCGCAGCGGCGGCCGACGAAGATTTCTTTTCTCTTAATACGAAGGTGGCAACGTGA
- a CDS encoding HAD family hydrolase, which produces MTLRIHNSDKVLRAPQAIIFDTDNTLYAYDHPHTQALAAAESKAVRLLGVDPGEVRKAFAQAREDVKRQLGKTASSHSRLLYFQRGIEILGRKTQLVITLDLEQTYWRTFLAHCELFPGVRDFLLALRSSGIGTAIITDLTSQIQFRKIIYFGLDDCFDYVVTSEEAGADKPQEAPFRLAIDKLGIDPAQIWMIGDHPVNDIAGARPFGISTLLRVDRSHEAKGTGCDVEFDDFTELHHYFFSGKVDGIQKR; this is translated from the coding sequence ATGACCCTGAGAATTCACAACTCGGACAAGGTCCTGCGCGCGCCGCAGGCGATTATTTTCGACACCGACAACACCTTGTACGCCTACGACCATCCGCATACCCAGGCGCTGGCGGCGGCGGAAAGCAAGGCGGTGCGGTTGCTCGGCGTCGATCCGGGCGAGGTGCGCAAAGCGTTCGCCCAGGCGCGCGAGGACGTCAAGCGCCAGCTCGGCAAGACCGCCAGCTCGCACAGTCGTCTGCTGTACTTCCAGCGCGGCATCGAGATCCTCGGGCGCAAGACCCAGCTGGTGATCACGCTCGATCTGGAGCAGACCTACTGGCGCACCTTCCTCGCCCACTGCGAGCTGTTTCCCGGCGTGCGCGATTTCCTGCTGGCCCTGCGCAGCAGCGGCATCGGCACGGCGATCATCACCGACCTGACTTCGCAGATTCAGTTCCGAAAGATCATCTACTTCGGCCTGGACGATTGCTTCGACTACGTCGTGACCTCGGAGGAGGCCGGTGCCGACAAGCCGCAGGAAGCGCCGTTCCGTCTGGCCATCGACAAGCTCGGCATCGACCCGGCGCAAATCTGGATGATCGGCGACCACCCGGTCAACGACATCGCCGGCGCGCGTCCGTTCGGCATCAGCACGCTGTTGCGGGTGGACCGCAGCCACGAGGCCAAGGGCACCGGTTGCGATGTCGAATTCGACGATTTCACTGAACTGCATCACTACTTTTTCTCGGGGAAGGTCGATGGCATCCAGAAACGTTAA
- a CDS encoding glycosyltransferase 87 family protein, translated as MNANRIWRDPVFRLGLLFKVALVVLLVPQIQQSWFVPFVQHAIAHPSLDPWSSFLAGGGDPMAYPYGPAMLLAHLPGTALGMIAAALSGSDYFTGMGLRVGLLGADIATLYLLSRLWPERPRLLLWLYWWSPIALYVTYWNGQTDIVPVALLLWSLLLLRNYRVRLGGVALGLALAAKFSMLLAAPFVAIYLWRNKRLRGLMRPFAIACGATALISVVPWLASPGFVRMVFGTPESLRLFDLALPLGNDLRLYLTPLLYLLAVYGLWRLRRISFELLIAAIGLSFFLVVLATPAPPGWYLWLVPFLVAHQLFSDRSARLLTGMFSALLIGMHLIYSSGAALPLLRLDPAPAIARLGALMSPHLHSLGYTLIVAAGLVLLVQMLRERVSRNDYYRIGQKPVTLGIAGDSGSGKDTLSRALAGIFGEHSVVHVSGDDYHVWDRYAPMWKGLTHLNPRANDLQRFNNDVLALMDGKAIMCRRYDHGAGRFTPPTLLDKNDVVIASGLHALHMQRLRERFDVSIFLDVDEDLRRAWKIERDVHQRGHALATVLASIEKRMADSRLHIHPQRRDAGLVLRLAPVNAHQLESNTAMGQVRLKLVALIRNGTSHERMARILIGICGLHLDVQPSEDGREVEMTIEGEVAAEDIAMAARQLVPGLQEMLDIHPQWEDGMSGIMQLLVLIQIEESLKSRIK; from the coding sequence ATGAACGCGAACCGGATCTGGCGCGATCCCGTCTTCCGACTCGGCCTGCTATTCAAGGTCGCGCTGGTGGTTTTGCTCGTGCCGCAGATCCAGCAGAGCTGGTTCGTGCCGTTCGTGCAGCACGCGATCGCGCATCCGTCGCTGGACCCGTGGTCGAGTTTCCTCGCCGGCGGCGGCGATCCGATGGCCTATCCGTACGGGCCGGCGATGCTGCTCGCGCATCTGCCCGGCACCGCGCTGGGCATGATCGCCGCGGCATTGAGCGGATCGGACTATTTCACCGGCATGGGCTTGCGCGTGGGCCTGCTCGGCGCCGACATCGCGACCTTGTACCTGCTGTCGCGGCTGTGGCCGGAACGTCCGCGGCTGCTGCTGTGGCTGTACTGGTGGTCGCCGATCGCGCTGTACGTGACCTACTGGAACGGGCAGACCGACATCGTGCCGGTCGCGCTGTTGCTGTGGTCGCTGCTGTTGCTGCGCAACTATCGGGTGCGCCTGGGCGGCGTCGCGCTCGGGCTGGCGCTGGCGGCGAAGTTCAGCATGCTGCTGGCCGCGCCGTTCGTGGCGATCTATCTGTGGCGCAATAAACGCCTGCGCGGATTGATGCGGCCGTTCGCGATCGCCTGCGGCGCGACGGCATTGATTTCGGTGGTGCCGTGGCTGGCCTCGCCGGGTTTCGTGCGCATGGTGTTCGGCACGCCCGAATCGCTGCGGTTGTTCGACCTCGCCCTGCCGCTGGGCAACGACCTGCGCCTGTACCTGACCCCGCTGCTGTATCTGCTGGCGGTGTACGGGCTGTGGCGGCTGCGCCGGATCAGTTTCGAGCTGCTGATCGCCGCGATCGGCCTGTCGTTCTTCCTGGTGGTGCTGGCCACGCCGGCGCCGCCGGGCTGGTACCTGTGGCTGGTGCCGTTCCTGGTCGCGCATCAGCTCTTCAGCGATCGCAGCGCGCGCCTGCTGACCGGCATGTTCTCGGCGCTGCTGATCGGCATGCACCTGATCTATTCCAGCGGCGCAGCGCTACCGCTGCTGCGCCTGGACCCGGCGCCGGCCATCGCCCGGCTCGGCGCGTTGATGAGTCCGCACCTGCATTCGCTGGGCTACACCCTGATCGTCGCCGCCGGGCTGGTGCTGCTGGTGCAGATGCTGCGCGAGCGGGTGTCGCGCAACGACTACTACCGCATCGGCCAGAAGCCGGTGACGCTCGGCATCGCCGGCGATTCGGGGTCGGGCAAGGACACCTTGAGCCGCGCGCTGGCCGGGATCTTCGGCGAGCATTCGGTGGTGCATGTGTCGGGCGACGACTATCACGTCTGGGATCGCTACGCGCCGATGTGGAAGGGCCTGACCCATCTCAATCCGCGCGCCAACGACTTGCAGCGCTTCAACAACGACGTGCTGGCGCTGATGGACGGCAAGGCGATCATGTGCCGCCGTTACGATCACGGCGCCGGCCGCTTCACCCCGCCGACCTTGCTCGACAAGAACGACGTGGTGATCGCCTCGGGCCTGCATGCGCTGCACATGCAGCGGCTGCGCGAGCGCTTCGACGTCAGCATCTTCCTGGACGTGGACGAAGACCTGCGCCGGGCCTGGAAGATCGAGCGCGACGTGCATCAGCGCGGCCACGCGCTGGCCACGGTGCTGGCCTCGATCGAAAAACGCATGGCCGATTCGCGCCTGCACATCCATCCGCAGCGACGCGACGCCGGCCTGGTGCTCAGGCTCGCGCCGGTCAACGCGCATCAGCTCGAATCCAATACCGCGATGGGCCAGGTGCGGCTCAAGCTGGTCGCGCTGATCCGCAACGGCACCTCGCACGAGCGCATGGCGCGGATCCTGATCGGCATCTGCGGCCTGCACCTGGACGTGCAGCCCTCCGAAGACGGGCGCGAAGTCGAAATGACCATCGAAGGCGAAGTCGCCGCCGAAGACATCGCCATGGCCGCGCGGCAGTTGGTGCCCGGCCTGCAGGAAATGCTCGATATCCACCCTCAATGGGAGGACGGCATGAGCGGGATCATGCAATTGCTGGTCCTGATCCAGATCGAAGAATCGTTGAAGAGCCGGATCAAATGA
- a CDS encoding phosphatidylinositol-specific phospholipase C/glycerophosphodiester phosphodiesterase family protein — protein sequence MIIVRHRRNTLEELRATPQDLGIELDLRSRGEELIIHHDAFVDGERFEEWLDGYRHGLLILNVKEEGLEDRLIALMRERGIEEYFFLDQSFPFLVRTARRGESRCAVRVSEFESIDTALSLAGKIDWVWVDCFTRFPLDGAQARRLQDAGFKLCLVSPELQGRSSDEIAELRALLAREGIAAEAVCTKEPALWR from the coding sequence ATGATCATCGTCCGTCACCGCCGCAACACCCTGGAAGAACTGCGCGCGACGCCGCAGGACCTGGGCATCGAACTGGACCTGCGCAGCCGCGGCGAAGAACTGATCATCCACCACGACGCCTTCGTCGACGGCGAACGCTTCGAGGAGTGGCTCGACGGTTATCGCCACGGCCTGCTGATCCTCAACGTCAAGGAAGAGGGGCTGGAGGACAGGCTGATCGCGCTGATGCGCGAGCGCGGCATCGAGGAGTATTTCTTCCTCGATCAATCCTTCCCGTTCCTGGTGCGCACCGCCAGGCGCGGCGAATCGCGCTGCGCGGTGCGGGTCTCGGAATTCGAATCGATCGACACCGCGCTGAGCCTGGCCGGAAAGATCGATTGGGTGTGGGTCGATTGCTTCACCCGTTTCCCGCTCGACGGCGCGCAGGCGCGACGCCTGCAGGACGCCGGTTTCAAGCTGTGCTTGGTCTCGCCGGAGCTGCAGGGACGCAGCAGCGATGAAATCGCCGAACTGCGCGCGCTGCTGGCGCGCGAGGGCATCGCCGCCGAAGCGGTCTGCACCAAGGAGCCGGCGCTTTGGCGATGA
- a CDS encoding glycosyltransferase, giving the protein MNALSTAASGRLRGEFARFLLVGITSVVIDFAVYRGLLALAIAVHPAKTAGFVAGAVFGYFANRSFTFRVGAQWRRRELLSFIAVYLIALAANVAVNSLVLALLGRSESTLALAFVAATGVSAAMNFVGLKLFVFGVSDAGANASAQVPATSTSAGAADRPSLSLVIPCYNEAANLPLLVARLRETFLDDRAEVVLVDNGSTDDSPAVLAQLLAGQQRIRSVRVEVNQGYGYGILTGLRAARGDVLGWTHADMQTDPQDALRGLALYDQAADPARLFVKGRRYGRPAADVAFTVGMSVFETVLMSRRMWDINAQPTLFPRAFFERWREPPHDFALDLYAYYQALREGLRVRRFAVRFGERAHGSSHWNVNWQAKLRFIKRTVDFSLRLRQGLQERA; this is encoded by the coding sequence GTGAATGCGTTGTCCACCGCCGCATCGGGCCGGTTGCGCGGCGAATTCGCGCGGTTCCTGCTGGTCGGCATCACCTCGGTGGTGATCGACTTTGCGGTCTACCGCGGCCTGCTGGCCCTGGCGATCGCGGTGCATCCAGCCAAGACCGCTGGCTTCGTCGCCGGCGCGGTGTTCGGCTACTTCGCCAATCGCAGCTTCACCTTCCGCGTCGGCGCGCAATGGCGCCGGCGCGAACTGTTGAGCTTCATCGCCGTGTACCTGATCGCGCTGGCCGCGAACGTGGCGGTGAACTCGCTGGTGCTGGCGCTGCTCGGACGCAGCGAGAGCACACTGGCCCTGGCCTTCGTGGCCGCGACCGGGGTGTCGGCGGCGATGAACTTCGTCGGCTTGAAGCTGTTCGTGTTCGGTGTGAGCGATGCCGGCGCGAACGCTTCGGCGCAGGTCCCGGCGACGTCCACGAGCGCCGGCGCAGCGGACCGGCCGAGCCTGTCGCTGGTGATTCCCTGCTACAACGAAGCGGCCAATCTGCCGCTGCTGGTCGCGCGCCTGCGCGAAACCTTCCTCGACGATCGCGCCGAAGTGGTGCTGGTCGACAACGGCTCGACCGACGATTCGCCGGCGGTGCTCGCGCAGTTGCTGGCCGGGCAGCAACGCATCCGCAGCGTGCGGGTCGAGGTCAATCAGGGCTACGGCTACGGCATCCTGACCGGCCTGCGCGCGGCGCGCGGCGACGTGCTCGGCTGGACCCACGCCGACATGCAGACCGATCCGCAGGACGCCCTGCGCGGGCTGGCGCTGTACGACCAGGCCGCCGATCCGGCGCGTTTGTTCGTCAAGGGCCGCCGCTACGGCCGCCCGGCCGCCGATGTCGCCTTCACCGTGGGCATGTCGGTGTTCGAGACCGTGCTGATGAGCCGGCGCATGTGGGACATCAACGCACAGCCCACGCTGTTTCCGCGCGCCTTCTTCGAACGCTGGCGCGAGCCGCCGCACGATTTCGCGCTGGATCTGTACGCGTATTACCAGGCCCTGCGCGAGGGTTTGCGCGTGCGGCGCTTCGCCGTGCGCTTCGGCGAACGCGCGCACGGCAGCTCGCACTGGAACGTGAACTGGCAAGCCAAGCTGCGCTTCATCAAGCGCACCGTCGATTTCAGTCTGCGCCTGCGTCAGGGCCTGCAGGAGCGCGCATGA
- a CDS encoding NTP transferase domain-containing protein: protein MQIVVPMSGFGERFRRAGYRVPKPLIEVDGKPIIAHVIDLFPGETQFVFICNQEHLDEPSYRMAELLAQYCPTGRIVGIAPHKLGPVNAVLQAIDHIDPAEPTVVNYCDFTCSWDYADFKDFVLSSGCDGAIPCYTGFHPHMMGSTNYAYVRSDRGRVLDIQEKQPYTDQPRSEFASSGTYYFGSGALMRDAFERTMARPDLIVGGERYVSLAYKPVLEDGRRIAVYELNHFMQWGTPQDLEEYRYWSGAFRGLADPARAQPPPRQRGAVMVPMAGLGSRFSAEGYADPKPLIDVSGEPMVVQAARDLPEPAQRVFVQRRDIPGRGRIADALRSRFPDCVLIDLERVTDGQARTCLLGLDGIDPQQPLTIGACDNGAVFDAQALSTLLDDADTDVLVWVARGYPGAARRPTHYGWVDEADGAVRSVSVKQPLADPARDPIVLGTFTFRRAADFVAAAEAMIARDGRVNGEFYVDTCINDALALGLKVRVFEVSHYLCWGTPDDLRTYEYWQSCFHKWPVHPYRIEHDPRIAEPARAALAERFRMRQPERATW, encoded by the coding sequence ATGCAGATCGTAGTTCCCATGTCCGGTTTCGGCGAACGCTTCAGGCGCGCGGGCTATCGCGTGCCCAAGCCGCTGATCGAAGTCGACGGCAAGCCGATCATCGCCCACGTCATCGACCTGTTTCCGGGCGAAACCCAGTTCGTCTTCATCTGCAACCAGGAGCATCTGGACGAACCGTCGTACCGCATGGCCGAACTGCTGGCGCAGTACTGCCCGACCGGCCGCATCGTCGGCATCGCGCCGCACAAGCTCGGTCCGGTCAACGCGGTGTTGCAGGCGATCGATCACATCGATCCGGCCGAGCCGACGGTGGTCAATTACTGCGATTTCACCTGCAGCTGGGACTACGCCGATTTCAAGGATTTCGTCCTGAGCAGCGGCTGCGACGGCGCGATTCCCTGCTACACCGGCTTTCATCCGCACATGATGGGATCGACCAACTACGCCTACGTGCGCAGCGATCGCGGGCGGGTGTTGGACATCCAGGAAAAGCAGCCCTACACCGATCAGCCGCGCAGCGAATTCGCCTCCAGCGGCACCTACTACTTCGGCTCCGGCGCGCTGATGCGCGACGCGTTCGAACGCACGATGGCGCGGCCGGACCTGATCGTCGGCGGCGAGCGCTATGTCAGCCTGGCCTACAAGCCGGTGCTCGAGGACGGCCGCCGCATCGCGGTCTACGAACTCAACCACTTCATGCAGTGGGGCACCCCGCAGGACCTGGAGGAATACCGCTACTGGTCCGGCGCGTTCCGCGGCCTGGCCGATCCGGCGCGCGCGCAGCCGCCGCCGCGCCAGCGCGGCGCGGTGATGGTGCCGATGGCCGGCCTGGGCTCGCGTTTCAGCGCCGAAGGCTATGCCGACCCGAAGCCGCTGATCGACGTATCGGGCGAGCCGATGGTGGTGCAGGCCGCGCGCGATCTGCCCGAGCCGGCGCAGCGCGTGTTCGTGCAGCGTCGCGACATTCCCGGCCGCGGCCGCATCGCCGACGCGCTGCGCAGCCGTTTTCCCGATTGCGTGCTGATCGACCTGGAGCGGGTCACGGACGGCCAGGCGCGCACCTGCCTGCTCGGCCTGGACGGGATCGATCCGCAGCAGCCGCTGACCATCGGCGCCTGCGACAACGGCGCGGTGTTCGACGCGCAGGCGCTGTCGACCTTGCTCGACGATGCCGATACCGACGTGCTGGTGTGGGTCGCGCGCGGCTATCCCGGCGCGGCGCGTCGGCCGACGCATTACGGCTGGGTCGATGAAGCCGACGGCGCGGTGCGCTCGGTCTCGGTCAAGCAGCCGCTGGCCGATCCGGCGCGCGATCCGATCGTGCTGGGCACCTTCACCTTCCGTCGCGCGGCCGATTTCGTCGCCGCGGCCGAGGCGATGATCGCGCGCGACGGCCGCGTCAACGGCGAGTTCTACGTCGACACCTGCATCAACGACGCGCTGGCGCTGGGCTTGAAAGTGCGGGTGTTCGAAGTCTCGCACTACCTGTGCTGGGGCACGCCGGACGATCTGCGCACCTACGAATACTGGCAATCGTGTTTCCACAAATGGCCGGTGCATCCGTACCGGATCGAGCACGACCCGCGCATCGCCGAGCCGGCGCGCGCGGCGCTGGCCGAGCGCTTCCGCATGCGTCAACCGGAGCGCGCGACGTGGTGA